From Hypanus sabinus isolate sHypSab1 chromosome 23, sHypSab1.hap1, whole genome shotgun sequence, a single genomic window includes:
- the ddx5 gene encoding probable ATP-dependent RNA helicase DDX5: MMPGYDRGDRSRDRGGFGSAPRFGGSRNAPVAGRKFGQPGEKLRKRKWDLNELPKFEKNFYVEHMDVVNRSPQEIEQYRRSKEITVKGLGCPKPVFNFVEASFPTYVLDVLMQQNFTEPTAIQAQGWPVALSGKDMVGIAQTGSGKTLAYLLPAIVHINHQPFLERGDGPICLVLAPTRELAQQVQHVAHDYGRASRLKSTCIYGGAPKGPQIRDLERGVEICIATPGRLIDFLEAGKTNLRRCTYLVLDEADRMLDMGFEPQIRKIVEQIRPDRQTLMWSATWPKEVRQLAEDFLKEYVQINIGALELSANHNILQIIDVCQEVEKDDKLLRLMEEIMSEKENKTIIFVETKRRCDELTRRMRRDGWPAMCIHGDKSQPERDWVLNEFRSGKAPILIATDVASRGLDVEDVKFVINYDYPNSSEDYIHRIGRTARSSKTGTAYTFFTPGNIKQANDLISVLREANQAINPKLIQMVEDRGSGRSRSRGGYKDDRRDDRRDRFSGSNRIGGYSFRNRDSLDRVYGAGGRENGFTQTFASANQQTAFVSGKFGSTNNFPNLARFGNSNFPGSVNQGTNAFGNQSQNGYKAVNSKVQQFASGHSGTNAMQSNGIGQQSVGAQYQYPPPPLMGMGFQAQTGYPMPLAYSGMQK, encoded by the exons ATGATGCCTGGCTATGACAGAGGTGATCGCAGCAGAGACCGCGGCGG CTTCGGGAGCGCACCTCGCTTCGGTGGCAGCCGAAACGCGCCTGTTGCCGGTAGGAAGTTTGGACAGCCCGGGGAGAAGCTGAGGAAGAGGAAATGGGACCTGAACGAGCTGCCCAAGTTCGAGAAAAACTTCTACGTCGAGCACATGGACGTGGTGAACCGATCTCCG CAAGAAATTGAACAGTACAGAAGAAGCAAAGAAATAACAGTGAAAGGGCTTGGCTGTCCAAAACCAGTTTTCAACTTTGTTGAAGCAAGTTTCCCGA CATATGTATTGGATGTTTTAATGCAACAAAATTTCACAGAACCAACGGCTATTCAGGCACAAGGCTGGCCTGTTGCACTTAGTGGCAAGGATATGGTTGGAATTGCTCAGACTGGGTCTGGTAAAACACTTGCT TACTTGTTGCCAGCTATTGTTCACATAAATCATCAGCCTTTTCTGGAACGTGGTGATGGACCCATA TGTTTAGTACTAGCACCAACAAGAGAGCTGGCTCAACAAGTACAACATGTGGCACACGATTACGGAAGAGCGTCCCGTCTAAAATCAACTTGTATTTATGGAGGGGCTCCAAAGGGTCCACAGATTCGGGATCTTGAAAGAG GTGTTGAGATCTGTATTGCAACACCTGGTAGATTAATAGACTTTTTGGAAGCTGGCAAGACAAATCTTAGAAGATGCACGTACCTGGTACTGGACGAGGCAGATCGAATGCTTGACATGGGCTTTGAGCCACAGATCCGGAAAATTGTAGAGCAAATTAGG CCTGACAGGCAGACGTTGATGTGGAGTGCAACTTGGCCTAAGGAGGTTCGGCAATTGGCTGAAGACTTCTTGAAGGAGTATGTTCAGATTAACATAGGTGCATTGGAGCTTAGTGCTAATCATAACATTCTGCAGATTATAGACGTATGTCAGGAGGTCGAGAAGGATGACAA ATTGCTCAGGTTGATGGAGGAAATAATGagtgaaaaagaaaacaaaacaatcATTTTTGTGGAAACGAAGCGGAGATGTGATGAACTCACAAGACGAATGAGGAGAGATGG GTGGCCAGCCATGTGCATTCACGGTGACAAGAGTCAGCCAGAGCGTGACTGGGTTCTAAATG AGTTTCGGTCAGGCAAAGCACCAATCCTTATTGCGACAGATGTTGCTTCCAGAGGTTTAG ATGTTGAAGATGTGAAATTTGTCATCAATTATGACTACCCTAACTCCTCTGAAGACTATATTCACCGCATTGGGCGAACTGCCCGCAGTTCCAAAACTGGCACCGCTTACACGTTCTTTACTCCTGGCAACATAAAGCAGGCAAATGACCTTATCTCTGTGCTTCGTGAGGCAAATCAGGCTATCAACCCAAAGCTAATTCAGATGGTGGAAGACAGAGGTTCAG GTCGTTCCAGGAGTAGAGGTGGCTATAAAGACGATCGCCGTGATGACAGAAGAGACCGATTCTCTGGTTCCAACAGGATTGGAGGCTACAGTTTTAGGAATAGGGATAGTTTGGACAGGGTATAtggagcaggaggcagagagAATGGTTTTACACAGACATTTGCTTCTGCAAACCAACAAACCGCCTTTGTTTCTGGGAAATTTGGATCCACGAACAACTTTCCAAATCTGGCTCGGTTTGGAAATTCCAATTTTCCAGGATCTGTAAACCAGGGAACCAATGCATTTGGCAATCAGAGTCAAAATGGTTACAAGGCTGTTAATAGCAAGGTCCAGCAGTTTGCAAGTGGCCATTCTGGTACCAATGCCATGCAGAGCAATGGCATTGGTCAACAGTCTGTGGGAGCTCAGTACCAGTATCCACCCCCACCTTTGATGGGAATGGGTTTCCAAGCACAAACTGGTTATCCTATGCCTCTTGCATATAGTGGAATGCAGAAATAA